One region of Catenuloplanes indicus genomic DNA includes:
- a CDS encoding diguanylate cyclase domain-containing protein: MVTTRTSAPAPIVLSLLVAVAQGVALVVPDVRSTIFGLLLLTLDALGVVYSLRAARHRARSTWRLAAAGRALSLLTTLAFGVHAVNGAVAFWWAGVLSGLGMFGCLAASVLSIPVRRMEGRQRWAFAAETHAVFNGAFMVIWYFALHPTLHRGPAGTWAMAIGYPLGNLLLVVAVCAVLLRGGVTRLGDPVTTLLGGVLLYAITDTLYASIGAQGEQAAKSPVVMVSLSLASLVLTVAAMRADAAGEPPGRRPSAPVQSPSWSAYLPFASVAAGNALLPGGTTRGEEFTLWGGLVLAQSAIIGALLVRQIISLRDSREAAVTDALTGLANVAGLRAGLDRATARHERVAMLVVDLDGFKPVDDRYGHDTGNTVLIEVARTLRAS, translated from the coding sequence GTGGTAACGACACGGACGAGCGCGCCGGCGCCGATCGTGCTGTCCCTGCTCGTCGCCGTCGCGCAGGGCGTGGCGCTGGTGGTGCCGGACGTACGGAGTACGATCTTCGGTCTGTTGCTCCTGACCCTCGACGCCCTCGGCGTCGTCTACTCGCTGCGTGCCGCCCGGCACCGGGCCCGGAGCACCTGGCGGCTGGCCGCGGCCGGGCGGGCGCTGTCGCTGCTGACCACGCTCGCGTTCGGCGTGCACGCGGTCAACGGCGCGGTCGCGTTCTGGTGGGCCGGGGTCCTCTCCGGGCTGGGCATGTTCGGGTGTCTGGCCGCGTCCGTGCTGAGCATCCCGGTGCGCCGGATGGAGGGCCGGCAGCGCTGGGCCTTCGCGGCCGAGACCCATGCGGTGTTCAACGGCGCGTTCATGGTGATCTGGTACTTCGCGCTGCATCCCACGCTGCACCGCGGCCCGGCCGGCACCTGGGCGATGGCGATCGGCTACCCGCTGGGCAACCTGCTGCTCGTGGTCGCGGTCTGCGCGGTGCTGTTGCGCGGCGGCGTCACCCGGCTCGGTGACCCGGTCACGACGCTGCTCGGCGGCGTGCTGCTCTACGCGATCACGGACACGCTCTACGCCTCGATCGGCGCGCAGGGCGAGCAGGCCGCGAAGTCGCCGGTCGTCATGGTCAGTCTGAGCCTGGCGTCGCTGGTGCTGACGGTGGCCGCGATGCGCGCGGACGCGGCGGGTGAGCCGCCGGGCCGGCGGCCGAGCGCGCCGGTGCAGTCGCCGTCCTGGTCGGCGTATCTGCCGTTCGCCAGCGTGGCGGCCGGGAACGCGCTGCTGCCGGGCGGCACGACCCGGGGGGAGGAGTTCACGCTCTGGGGCGGGCTGGTGCTGGCGCAGAGCGCGATCATCGGGGCGCTGCTGGTCCGGCAGATCATCTCGCTGCGTGACTCGCGGGAGGCCGCGGTCACCGACGCGCTCACCGGGCTGGCGAACGTGGCCGGGCTCCGTGCCGGCCTGGACCGCGCCACGGCCCGGCACGAGCGGGTGGCGATGCTGGTCGTGGACCTGGACGGCTTCAAGCCGGTCGACGACCGCTACGGGCACGACACCGGCAACACGGTCCTGATCGAGGTCGCCCGGACGCTGCGCGCAAGCTAA
- a CDS encoding IS701 family transposase — translation MDTIETRFVRPEPRRRVRDFVAGLLAPLPVKNCWTIAEHAGDAGPGGMQDLIGRASWDDALVRADVRDFVAARLGHPDGILVIDETGDLKKGTHTVGVQRQYSGTAGKIENCQLAVHLSYASPFGHTLVDVALYLPRSWTEDPARRLEAGVPDTVGFATKPQLARRLVASAVAGGLPCRWVAGDEAYGSDPNLATALRGLRIGYVLAVACSHRVPTGLGTYRTDQIATGLPRHAWQRISGGSGAKGQRYYDWAFITLPLAADQHAGHHWLLIRRNRTTGELAFYRCWSPERVALRQLVTVAGRRWSIEESFQATKTGLGLDQHQHRRWKAWHRWTTLVIAAHAFLAAAAAVSTASPDGLIDITVNELRRLFHALILDPARRNTDVIAWSIFRRRHQDSAKISHYARQALTEP, via the coding sequence ATGGACACGATCGAGACCCGCTTCGTCCGGCCGGAACCGCGACGCCGGGTCCGCGACTTCGTGGCCGGGCTACTCGCGCCGTTGCCGGTTAAGAACTGCTGGACGATCGCGGAACACGCCGGGGACGCCGGGCCGGGCGGTATGCAGGATTTGATCGGTCGAGCCAGCTGGGACGACGCTCTGGTGCGTGCCGACGTCCGTGATTTCGTCGCGGCCCGGCTCGGGCATCCCGACGGGATCCTGGTGATCGACGAGACCGGGGATCTGAAGAAGGGCACCCACACCGTCGGTGTCCAGCGGCAGTATTCCGGCACCGCGGGGAAGATCGAGAACTGTCAGCTCGCGGTGCACCTGTCCTACGCCTCACCGTTCGGGCACACGTTGGTCGATGTCGCTCTCTACTTGCCGAGGTCCTGGACCGAAGACCCCGCGCGGCGCCTCGAAGCGGGCGTGCCGGACACCGTCGGCTTCGCCACGAAGCCGCAGTTGGCGCGTCGGCTGGTCGCCTCGGCGGTGGCTGGTGGACTGCCCTGCCGGTGGGTTGCCGGCGACGAAGCCTACGGCAGCGACCCGAACCTCGCCACGGCGTTACGCGGCCTGCGGATCGGCTATGTCCTCGCCGTTGCCTGCTCGCACCGGGTCCCCACCGGCCTCGGCACCTACCGCACCGATCAGATCGCCACCGGCCTGCCGAGACACGCTTGGCAGCGGATCTCCGGCGGCTCGGGCGCGAAAGGACAGCGCTACTACGACTGGGCGTTCATCACGCTGCCCCTTGCCGCTGACCAGCACGCAGGTCACCACTGGCTGCTGATCCGCCGCAACCGCACTACCGGTGAGCTGGCCTTCTACCGCTGTTGGAGCCCTGAACGTGTTGCCCTGCGCCAACTTGTCACCGTCGCCGGCCGCCGCTGGAGCATCGAGGAATCGTTCCAGGCCACCAAAACCGGCCTCGGACTCGACCAACACCAGCACCGCCGCTGGAAAGCATGGCACCGCTGGACCACCCTGGTCATCGCCGCCCACGCCTTCCTCGCCGCAGCCGCAGCAGTCAGCACAGCGAGCCCGGACGGGCTGATCGACATCACCGTCAACGAACTCCGCCGACTGTTCCACGCCCTGATCCTCGACCCCGCACGACGCAACACCGACGTCATCGCTTGGTCCATCTTCAGACGCCGCCACCAGGACTCAGCCAAAATCAGCCACTACGCCAGACAAGCACTCACAGAACCGTAA
- a CDS encoding aKG-HExxH-type peptide beta-hydroxylase, translated as MVLPTIGTASFPEAPGPLAEVRRIGADASASAGGRIIRIGDAAAEGWRSTPVLTAEADGANIRVFLDDVDPYRDFRGGMPPKPLPADDVARWRQLLKGAWPLLVAQNRPHAEAIAAAVISIDPLPATESHRPYSGSSNASFAGVRASMPNDDEQCAETLVHETRHVTLGALLQLKKFIDADDGPLLYAPWRDDPRPLSGQLQGVYAFVGITGFWRQRSGPAATFEFALRKMQVDRVLAALGEETRLSPDGRALIAGLSGTAATWSTEPVAPEATRLAADATADHYAQWRMLHMPAPRDWVTAAANAWRHGRPCPPVPIDPRACPVTDVRARDLDGRAILIRRMLRDRAEFDARAGKPAFISETTRGTLPPDAALFSGDPERARNGYLARLADEPRNRHAWSGLGLTLRALGDPASTLLLERPELINAVLAECAGAGTTELVAWMWAAAR; from the coding sequence GTGGTACTGCCCACGATCGGCACGGCGTCGTTCCCGGAAGCACCCGGGCCTCTTGCCGAGGTGCGCAGAATCGGTGCCGACGCATCCGCCTCCGCCGGCGGGCGGATCATTCGGATTGGCGACGCCGCGGCCGAGGGCTGGCGTTCGACACCCGTGCTTACCGCCGAGGCAGACGGAGCGAACATCCGGGTGTTCCTCGACGACGTCGACCCGTACCGGGATTTCCGGGGCGGGATGCCCCCCAAGCCCCTTCCGGCGGATGACGTGGCGCGATGGCGACAGCTCCTGAAGGGCGCGTGGCCACTCCTCGTCGCCCAGAATCGGCCACATGCGGAGGCGATCGCCGCCGCCGTCATATCGATCGATCCGCTGCCGGCGACCGAGAGTCACCGACCGTACAGCGGCTCGTCGAACGCGTCATTCGCCGGGGTCCGCGCATCGATGCCGAACGACGACGAGCAGTGCGCGGAGACTCTGGTCCACGAGACCCGGCACGTGACGCTCGGCGCGCTGCTGCAGCTGAAGAAGTTCATCGACGCCGACGACGGTCCCCTGCTGTACGCGCCATGGCGTGACGATCCGCGGCCGCTGAGCGGGCAACTACAGGGCGTCTACGCGTTCGTCGGCATCACCGGCTTCTGGCGTCAGCGGTCGGGCCCAGCCGCGACCTTCGAGTTCGCTCTGAGAAAGATGCAGGTCGACCGCGTACTGGCTGCCCTCGGCGAGGAGACGAGGTTGTCGCCGGACGGCCGTGCCCTGATCGCCGGCCTCAGCGGAACTGCGGCCACCTGGAGCACCGAGCCTGTCGCGCCGGAAGCCACACGCCTGGCCGCTGACGCCACCGCTGACCACTACGCGCAATGGCGAATGCTCCACATGCCGGCGCCGCGGGACTGGGTGACAGCCGCGGCGAACGCATGGCGCCACGGTCGCCCGTGCCCGCCCGTCCCAATCGATCCACGCGCGTGCCCGGTGACAGATGTGCGGGCGCGCGACCTTGACGGCAGAGCGATCCTGATCCGGCGCATGCTTCGCGATCGTGCCGAGTTCGACGCCCGGGCCGGGAAGCCCGCATTCATCTCGGAGACCACGCGGGGCACGCTACCGCCCGATGCCGCCCTTTTCTCCGGCGATCCGGAGCGAGCCCGGAACGGATATCTGGCCCGGCTGGCCGACGAGCCCCGGAATCGGCACGCGTGGAGTGGTCTCGGACTCACTCTGCGCGCGCTGGGCGACCCGGCCTCGACGCTGCTGCTGGAACGCCCCGAACTGATCAACGCCGTGCTCGCTGAATGTGCCGGCGCCGGCACAACGGAGCTGGTCGCGTGGATGTGGGCAGCCGCACGATAG
- a CDS encoding response regulator: protein MSGGTGVGGALIRVVLVDDQDLMRRGLHRLLDLEPDIEVTGEAADGPAALALPALAEAHVALIDARMPGMTGVELIARLTVAHPAVNTLLLTTFDEDEFIFGSLRAGARGFLLKDASPETLIAAIRSATRGGTVIDAQVSARVIARLDTPAPLPATLSAREEEVARLVATGASNQEIARALFLTEGTVKNHVSAALRKLGLRDRTQLALTYARRG, encoded by the coding sequence GTGAGCGGCGGGACCGGCGTGGGCGGCGCGCTGATCCGCGTGGTGCTGGTCGACGACCAGGACCTGATGCGCCGCGGCCTGCACCGGCTGCTGGATCTGGAACCGGACATCGAGGTGACCGGCGAGGCCGCGGACGGTCCGGCCGCGCTCGCGCTACCCGCGCTGGCCGAGGCGCACGTGGCGCTGATCGACGCGCGCATGCCGGGCATGACCGGCGTCGAGCTGATCGCCCGGCTCACCGTCGCCCATCCCGCCGTGAACACGCTGCTGCTGACCACGTTCGACGAGGACGAGTTCATCTTCGGCAGTCTCCGCGCCGGCGCCCGCGGCTTCCTCCTCAAGGACGCCTCCCCGGAGACGCTGATCGCCGCGATCCGCTCCGCCACCCGCGGCGGCACCGTCATCGACGCCCAGGTCTCCGCCCGCGTCATCGCCCGCCTCGACACCCCCGCCCCACTCCCGGCCACGCTCTCCGCACGCGAGGAGGAGGTGGCCCGCCTGGTCGCCACCGGCGCGTCCAACCAGGAGATCGCCCGCGCCCTCTTCCTGACCGAGGGCACCGTCAAGAACCACGTCTCCGCCGCCCTTCGCAAACTCGGCCTCCGCGACCGCACCCAGCTCGCCCTCACGTACGCCCGCCGCGGCTGA
- the fxsT gene encoding FxSxx-COOH system tetratricopeptide repeat protein, with protein MAATGPPGEEIAVTSPSQRHLHARILDDIAGELRRSGRFTDQTQRLRLINSVAHRRGSRLPVEEMESDRPHLSAIVHACADRGFLPDLISEAGAWISGEPMRRLHQADDEWHAISHFSPAAWQSVREALHHLHARTATAMYRVVDPQVPPPEHCRTAWHMFSHLAASNRHDHGVPLFLIFLELAVTRIPLDAGRTLREIITNTAAKWNLTGRFHRLSLERKSAIDKSRAEMGRPYDDAGAMPFPAERESQPRVNVPAVWGDVPPRNPNFTGRTALLGELRNRFGPGTEAVLPGAVHGMGGVGKTQIVTELAYRYASEYDVVWWIPAEDSAQISVSLAQLAQRLELPVDAETAVVPAVKEALRVGRPYPNWLLIFDNADDPEDVRPYVPLGGSGHVIITSRNPRWSSVATTVEVDVFRREESQVLLTRRAPALTSEETDCLAEELGDLPLALEQAAAWMAESGMRVPEYLGLLREKRIELMEVSSAGDYRLPVTAAWNLSLDHLARENPSAMLVLQLCALFAPEPIPRSFLAAGEPISAAPELSAVLEDPIRLGNAIRHVHRYALARIDARADTIQLHRLVQAVLVERMTADERSVMRTVVHQLLAASDPRDPMDRTTWPRYAVLHPHLVASEATTTAADDRVRDLVVHVARYHHHRGNRQVSLEIAQRAHDSWRQILGEDAPQTLRIAHWLAYVLYSVGRYPDAARLNSRLLAVHEATAAKDLKGLLGTLQAIAADRRIEGKFRESLELSRDLHDRYIESYGRDDPLTLNAGHNLAVSLRLTGRFAQAREVDHYIREQRARLLGRTHVQTMVAHRSVLIDRCQLGEHLAVRDEFELLSAAFTDHLGERDIQTLETRLHLSVARRKAGDHPGALALSADAARRYADAFGADSPGSMIAALNHALDLRRAGEWERAEEMAADNTDRFRTVLGQMHPYTLVASVNLGIVLRLRNRAAQARALDSIALPALTDRLGPDHLMTLGCAVNLIGDHIAVGDVEGARALDAGILERCRASLGQDHPSTLAAALNRAQVLRLRGLEESAQALHSDALARCQRVLGPNHPAVLAAARRQVASCELDPMPL; from the coding sequence GTGGCCGCCACCGGCCCGCCCGGGGAGGAGATCGCGGTGACTTCCCCGTCGCAGCGCCACCTCCATGCCAGAATTCTGGATGACATCGCTGGTGAGCTGCGGCGAAGCGGCCGATTCACCGATCAGACGCAACGCCTTCGCTTGATCAACTCGGTGGCGCATCGGCGAGGGTCGCGGCTACCGGTGGAGGAGATGGAATCCGACCGCCCACACCTGAGTGCGATCGTGCACGCCTGCGCCGATCGGGGATTCCTGCCCGACCTGATCTCCGAGGCCGGCGCGTGGATCAGCGGTGAACCGATGCGACGCCTTCACCAAGCCGATGACGAGTGGCACGCGATCTCCCATTTCTCACCGGCCGCCTGGCAGTCCGTGCGGGAAGCCCTGCATCACCTTCACGCCCGGACTGCCACGGCGATGTACCGCGTCGTAGATCCCCAAGTTCCCCCGCCCGAACACTGCCGCACCGCGTGGCACATGTTCTCCCATCTGGCCGCGTCGAACCGGCACGATCACGGCGTTCCGCTGTTCCTGATTTTTCTTGAGCTCGCCGTCACGCGAATCCCGCTCGATGCGGGAAGAACACTCCGGGAAATCATCACCAACACGGCCGCCAAGTGGAATCTCACCGGGCGTTTCCACCGCTTGTCCCTGGAGCGTAAAAGCGCGATCGACAAAAGCCGCGCTGAAATGGGACGACCGTACGACGATGCCGGCGCCATGCCCTTTCCCGCGGAACGCGAATCGCAACCTAGAGTCAACGTGCCCGCCGTCTGGGGCGATGTCCCACCACGGAATCCGAACTTCACCGGCCGGACCGCTCTCCTCGGCGAGCTCCGGAACCGCTTCGGCCCTGGCACCGAGGCAGTCCTGCCGGGCGCGGTGCACGGCATGGGTGGTGTCGGCAAGACCCAGATAGTCACGGAGTTGGCCTATCGATACGCAAGCGAGTACGACGTGGTCTGGTGGATCCCCGCCGAGGACTCCGCCCAGATCTCGGTCTCGCTGGCGCAACTGGCCCAGCGACTGGAGCTGCCGGTCGACGCCGAGACCGCCGTCGTGCCGGCCGTCAAGGAGGCGTTGCGCGTCGGTCGTCCGTATCCGAACTGGCTGTTGATTTTCGATAACGCCGACGACCCGGAGGACGTCCGGCCGTACGTGCCGCTCGGCGGCTCCGGCCACGTCATCATCACCTCACGTAATCCGAGGTGGTCGTCGGTCGCTACCACGGTCGAGGTGGACGTGTTCCGCCGTGAGGAGAGCCAGGTGCTACTCACCCGGCGGGCACCGGCGCTCACCAGCGAGGAGACCGATTGCCTTGCCGAGGAGCTCGGTGACCTGCCGCTGGCGTTGGAGCAGGCCGCTGCCTGGATGGCCGAGAGCGGCATGCGGGTCCCGGAGTACCTCGGCCTGCTACGTGAGAAGCGGATCGAGCTGATGGAGGTGTCGTCGGCGGGCGACTATCGCCTGCCGGTGACCGCTGCGTGGAACCTGTCACTCGACCATCTGGCCCGCGAGAACCCGTCGGCCATGCTCGTGCTGCAACTCTGTGCGTTGTTCGCTCCGGAGCCGATCCCGCGTTCCTTTCTCGCGGCCGGTGAGCCGATTTCAGCGGCGCCGGAACTGTCTGCCGTGCTGGAGGACCCGATCCGGCTCGGCAACGCGATTCGGCACGTCCACCGGTACGCCCTTGCCCGGATCGACGCCAGAGCGGACACGATCCAGCTGCACCGCCTCGTGCAAGCGGTGCTGGTCGAGCGGATGACGGCAGACGAGCGGTCAGTCATGCGCACGGTCGTACACCAGTTGCTCGCCGCATCGGATCCGCGGGATCCGATGGACCGGACGACGTGGCCGCGCTACGCCGTTCTACACCCGCACCTCGTCGCGTCGGAGGCGACGACCACAGCAGCCGATGACCGGGTTCGCGACCTGGTCGTGCACGTCGCCCGCTACCACCATCATCGGGGTAACCGCCAGGTCAGCCTGGAAATCGCGCAACGTGCCCACGACTCGTGGAGGCAGATCCTGGGTGAGGACGCACCACAGACGCTGCGGATCGCGCACTGGCTGGCATACGTGCTCTACTCGGTGGGCCGCTATCCGGACGCGGCGCGGCTCAACTCCCGGCTGCTGGCGGTGCACGAGGCGACGGCAGCGAAGGACCTGAAAGGCCTGCTGGGCACGCTGCAGGCCATTGCAGCCGATCGGCGCATCGAGGGCAAGTTCCGCGAGTCACTGGAGTTGTCCCGGGATCTGCACGACCGATACATCGAGTCGTACGGCCGGGACGACCCGCTGACGCTCAACGCCGGCCACAACCTCGCGGTCAGTCTGCGCCTGACCGGTCGGTTCGCACAGGCGCGAGAGGTGGACCATTACATTCGCGAGCAGCGAGCACGGCTCCTCGGCCGGACGCACGTGCAGACCATGGTGGCCCACCGCAGCGTGTTGATCGACCGCTGCCAGCTCGGCGAACATCTGGCCGTCCGGGACGAGTTCGAGCTGCTCTCCGCGGCGTTCACCGATCATCTCGGCGAACGTGACATCCAGACGTTGGAGACCCGGCTCCACCTGTCCGTCGCGCGACGGAAAGCTGGTGATCACCCTGGTGCTCTCGCTCTCTCCGCCGACGCGGCGAGGCGTTACGCCGACGCGTTCGGCGCCGACAGCCCGGGCAGCATGATAGCGGCGCTGAACCATGCGCTCGATCTGCGCCGTGCCGGGGAGTGGGAGCGAGCCGAGGAGATGGCGGCGGACAACACCGATCGGTTCCGCACCGTTCTCGGCCAGATGCATCCGTACACGCTGGTCGCCTCCGTCAATCTGGGCATCGTCCTCCGGCTGAGGAACCGGGCGGCGCAGGCGCGGGCGCTCGACTCCATCGCGCTGCCCGCGTTGACCGACCGGCTCGGGCCGGATCACCTGATGACGCTGGGCTGCGCCGTGAACCTGATCGGCGATCACATCGCCGTCGGCGACGTCGAGGGGGCGCGGGCGCTGGACGCCGGGATTCTGGAACGATGCCGCGCGTCGCTGGGCCAGGATCACCCGTCGACGCTGGCCGCCGCGCTGAACCGGGCGCAGGTGCTGCGACTGCGCGGGCTCGAGGAGAGCGCGCAGGCACTGCATAGCGACGCTCTGGCTCGGTGCCAGCGGGTGCTGGGCCCGAATCACCCCGCCGTTCTGGCCGCAGCTCGCCGGCAGGTGGCTAGCTGCGAGTTGGACCCGATGCCGCTCTGA
- a CDS encoding FAD-binding oxidoreductase — protein sequence MSTDILAAQVTGPVLTPGDAGYEEETATWNLAMTGRPVVAVGATSTADVRAAVRWAAANDLPIAVSATGHGQALPADGALLINLRRMNDIVIDAAAGTATIGAAVEMQDLVDAAAKAGLAPLAGSSLNVGAVGYVLGGGLSSTLGRTYGWAADHVRAAEIVTADGELHTVDAGTAPDLFWAIRGGKGNFGVVTSLTIGLVPVTRLYGGGIFFDGADARPVLDAFRRLVADAPDALTASVAFLRLPPLPFVPEPLRGRLSVHVRIAYLGDAEEGERLVADVRAAATPLIDAVAEMPYTAFAAIHADPVDPIPAYETSALLRDFPAEAADALIAAAGPGVDTPVLVIEVRQLGGALARDPEVPSATGNRTAPFQLFLGAAGAPGMEEALREPLFGPLHALTPWASGRRQVNFLGGYDLDAADVSAAYEPEAWERLRAIKAAVDPRNLFRVNHNIPPQG from the coding sequence ATGAGCACCGACATCCTGGCCGCACAGGTCACCGGCCCGGTCCTGACGCCGGGCGACGCCGGGTACGAGGAGGAGACCGCGACCTGGAACCTGGCGATGACCGGCCGCCCGGTGGTGGCGGTGGGCGCCACCTCGACCGCGGACGTGCGGGCCGCGGTCCGCTGGGCCGCCGCGAATGACCTGCCGATCGCGGTCAGCGCGACCGGTCACGGGCAGGCGCTGCCGGCCGACGGCGCGCTGCTGATCAACCTGCGCCGGATGAACGACATCGTGATCGACGCGGCCGCGGGCACCGCCACGATCGGCGCGGCCGTGGAGATGCAGGACCTGGTCGACGCGGCCGCGAAGGCGGGGCTGGCGCCGCTGGCCGGCTCGTCGCTGAACGTCGGTGCGGTCGGTTACGTGCTCGGTGGCGGGCTCAGCTCCACGCTCGGCCGCACCTACGGCTGGGCCGCCGACCACGTGCGCGCCGCCGAGATCGTGACCGCGGACGGCGAGCTGCACACCGTGGACGCCGGCACCGCGCCGGACCTGTTCTGGGCGATCCGTGGCGGCAAGGGCAACTTCGGCGTGGTCACGTCGCTGACGATCGGCCTGGTCCCGGTCACCCGGCTCTACGGCGGCGGGATCTTCTTCGACGGTGCCGACGCCCGCCCGGTGCTGGACGCGTTCCGCCGCCTGGTCGCGGACGCGCCGGACGCGCTCACCGCGTCCGTGGCGTTCCTGCGCCTGCCGCCGCTGCCGTTCGTGCCGGAGCCGTTGCGGGGGCGGCTGAGCGTGCACGTCCGGATCGCCTACCTGGGCGATGCGGAGGAGGGCGAGCGCCTGGTCGCGGACGTGCGCGCGGCCGCCACGCCGCTCATCGACGCGGTGGCGGAGATGCCGTACACCGCGTTCGCCGCGATCCACGCCGACCCGGTCGACCCGATCCCGGCCTACGAGACCTCCGCGCTGCTGCGCGACTTCCCGGCCGAGGCCGCGGACGCGCTGATCGCCGCGGCCGGCCCGGGCGTGGACACGCCGGTGCTGGTGATCGAGGTGCGGCAGCTCGGCGGTGCGCTGGCCCGCGACCCCGAGGTGCCGTCCGCGACCGGCAACCGTACCGCGCCGTTCCAGCTCTTCCTCGGCGCGGCCGGTGCGCCCGGCATGGAGGAGGCGCTGCGCGAGCCGCTGTTCGGGCCGCTCCACGCGCTCACGCCGTGGGCGTCCGGGCGCCGCCAGGTCAACTTCCTCGGCGGGTACGACCTGGACGCCGCGGACGTCAGCGCGGCGTACGAGCCGGAGGCGTGGGAGCGCCTGCGCGCGATCAAGGCGGCGGTCGACCCCCGCAACCTGTTCCGGGTGAACCACAACATCCCGCCGCAGGGCTGA
- a CDS encoding proprotein convertase P-domain-containing protein, protein MDRTLRHATATATATASAIVPRRLPAVVRLAAALVIAAAGLLTIVVASPAQAAAVSQPLRTMVANLAVATEVRTGYDRDLFNHWIDADGDGCNTRYEVLIAEATTTPSVGSGCTLSGGRWTSYFDGATWTDPADLDIDHLVPLAEAWDSGARTWTSAQRQSFANDLGDARALAAVTDDVNQSKGDRDPAEWLPSVTGVHCRYVTEWTAVKTRWGLTVDTTEKSRLTSLAAGCTNSTVTVDVVIGAGPTATATRTATASPTGGSGTCTGTNGTDVTIPDAGSPVTSTITISGCARTAASSSSTVYVNVVHPFRGDVSVYLYAPDNTYYVLKAASTTDSAANVNTTYTANLSGETANGAWRLSVKDNASGDTGYLNTWTLTV, encoded by the coding sequence ATGGACCGCACCCTCCGCCATGCCACGGCCACTGCCACCGCCACCGCGTCGGCCATCGTCCCACGCCGGCTCCCGGCCGTCGTCCGCCTCGCCGCCGCGCTGGTGATCGCCGCAGCCGGCCTGCTCACGATCGTCGTCGCGTCGCCCGCACAGGCCGCGGCCGTGTCCCAGCCGCTGCGCACGATGGTCGCGAACCTTGCGGTCGCCACCGAGGTCCGCACCGGCTACGACCGCGACCTGTTCAACCACTGGATCGACGCGGACGGCGACGGCTGCAACACCCGCTACGAGGTGCTGATCGCGGAGGCCACCACCACGCCGTCGGTCGGCTCCGGCTGCACGCTCAGCGGCGGCCGCTGGACCTCCTACTTCGACGGCGCGACCTGGACCGACCCGGCCGACCTCGACATCGACCACCTCGTCCCGCTCGCCGAGGCATGGGACTCGGGCGCGCGCACCTGGACGTCCGCGCAGCGCCAGTCGTTCGCGAACGACCTCGGCGACGCCCGCGCGCTCGCCGCGGTCACCGACGACGTCAACCAGTCCAAGGGCGACCGGGACCCGGCCGAGTGGCTACCGTCCGTGACCGGCGTGCACTGCCGCTACGTCACCGAGTGGACGGCCGTGAAGACCCGCTGGGGCCTGACCGTCGACACCACGGAGAAGAGCCGGCTCACGTCGCTCGCGGCCGGCTGCACCAACAGCACGGTCACGGTCGACGTGGTCATCGGCGCCGGCCCGACCGCGACCGCCACGCGCACCGCCACCGCGTCCCCGACCGGCGGCTCCGGCACCTGCACCGGCACGAACGGCACCGACGTCACCATCCCGGACGCCGGATCGCCGGTGACCAGCACCATCACCATCTCGGGCTGCGCCCGCACGGCCGCGTCCAGCAGCTCCACCGTCTACGTCAACGTCGTCCACCCGTTCCGCGGCGACGTCTCCGTCTATCTGTACGCGCCGGACAACACGTACTACGTGCTCAAGGCCGCGTCCACCACGGACAGCGCCGCGAACGTCAACACCACCTACACCGCGAACCTGTCCGGCGAGACCGCGAACGGCGCGTGGCGGCTCTCCGTCAAGGACAACGCCTCCGGCGACACCGGCTACCTGAACACCTGGACGCTGACGGTCTGA